Proteins from a single region of Hordeum vulgare subsp. vulgare chromosome 6H, MorexV3_pseudomolecules_assembly, whole genome shotgun sequence:
- the LOC123404231 gene encoding uncharacterized protein LOC123404231 yields MPVRRRRLPPPKGRSGRRPELLQQRRRPRDRKFHRIPPSSSSSSAQSAHEDDDREKHSVGPPRPAAAMVGDAPAASPAPRSGKRGRNARASHPTAQTPFKFQNPAILIPLALWSSGRAEQMQLVVALRTGRSGRRWPESGHQRRRRTDGVAQARPGGGGSEMRGWRRWALHGETW; encoded by the coding sequence ATGCCGGTGCGCCGTCGGCGTCTTCCCCCACCGAAGGGCAGGTCGGGCCGCCGCCCAGAACTCCTCCAGCAGCGGCGGCGCCCGCGAGACCGGAAGTTCCACCGGATCCCCCcctcgtcctcttcctcctccgcccAGTCAGCCCACGAGGACGACGACCGCGAGAAACATAGCGTGGGACCGCCGCGCCCAGCTGCGGCCATGGTCGGAGACGCGCCGGCGGCCAGCCCCGCACCCCGCTCCGGCAAGCGAGGACGCAACGCGCGGGCCAGTCACCCGACGGCGCAGACGCCGTTCAAATTTCAAAATCCTGCCATCTTGATCCCCCTTGCTCTGTGGAGTAGTGGTAGAGCGGAGCAGATGCAGCTGGTGGTGGCGCTGCGCACCGGGAGGAGCGGACGACGGTGGCCAGAATCAGGCCACCAGCGACGAAGACGGACCGATGGGGTGGCCCAAGCGCGGCCTGGAGGAGGCGGCAGCGAGATGCGCGGGTGGCGGCGCTGGGCACTGCACGGAGAGACGTGGTAA